GGTTCGGCTTCGAGCTCGGCGACGACGCGGCCGCCGCCCTCACCGTCGCCGGCGTCTCCTGGGCTTCGGGCACGGCCCTCGTGCCCGTCCTGTTCGCCGTCAGCCGGCGCCTCGCCGCCAAGTACACCGCCCGCCTCGAGGCCGCCGGGTACACACCGGTGCCCGACCGGAACGGCCGGCCGCGGTATCTGCCGCCGGGCGGGCGGCTTCCGGGGCACGGCAATCCGTTCGCCGGCTGAGGACCCGAGGCCCCAGTACCTCTAGTGCCGGAAGAAGATCCGGTCGCCGTACTCGGTCATCACGCGCCCGTTCCACTCGTGCCCGCCGTCGACGTTGCCGGAGCGCAGCAGCGGCGGCTCGATGCCGAGGCGTACGAGCTCCTCGGCGGCGGCGGCCATCGTGGCCTGCATGAGGGCGCTGGTGACGACGGTGGAGGCGGGGGCGAAGGGCGCCTCGATGCCCTCGTGGGTGAGCTCGGCGTCCCCGATGGCGATCTTCGAGTCGAGGACGATGTCGCAGTGGTCCTTGAGGTACGTGCCCGAGACGTGCCGTGACTTCGTCTCCGTGGCGTACGCCACGGAGGTGACGCCGATGACGGTGAGGCCGAGCGCGCGGGCGTTCATGGCCATCTCGACGGGCAGGGCGTTGCGCCCGGAGAGGGAGATGATGATCAGGACGTCGCCGGCCTTGGCGGGGGACGAGTCGAGGACCGCTCCGGCGAGGCCGTCGACGCGTTCCAGGGCGGAGCCGAGGGTGGCCGGCATGACGTCGACGCCGACGACGCCGGGGACGGCGAGCAGGTTCATCAGGGCGAGGCCGCCGGCCCGGTAGACGACGTCCTGCGCGGCGAGGGAGGAGTGTCCGGCGCCGAAGGCGAAGAGCCGGTTGCCGTTCGCGACGGCCTCGGCGATGGCCTTCCCGGCGGCGGCGATCTCGGCGGAGTCCCCGTCGCGGACCTCCTTGAGGAGCCCGATCGCGGCGTCGAAGAACTGTCCGGCCAGCTTGCTCTCGCCCATGACGGCGGCTCCTTCTCGTCCTCGTGGTCGCCGATCACGGTGCGGTCTGGACCATTGCTCTGTCAATACCGCCGTACCCCGGCGCGGCCCGGTTGTCGGTCCGATGCGTCAGAATTGGGGCAGGGCCAGCGCACGACTCATCGAGGGGCACGTATGTCCGGACTGATCGACACAACGGAGATGTATCTCCGCACCATCCTCGAGCTCGAGGAAGAGGGTGTGGTCCCCATGCGCGCCCGTATCGCCGAGCGGCTCGACCAGAGCGGTCCGACGGTGAGCCAGACGGTGGCCCGGATGGAGCGCGACGGCCTGGTGGCCGTGGCGAGCGACCGCCACCTGGAGCTGACGGACGAGGGCCGCCGCCTCGCCACCCGGGTGATGCGCAAGCACCGCCTCGCCGAGTGCCTGCTCGTCGACGTGATCGGCCTGGAGTGGGAGCAGGTCCACGCCGAGGCGTGCCGCTGGGAGCACGTGATGAGCGAGGCCGTGGAACGGCGGGTCCTGGAGCTGCTGCGTCACCCGACGGAGTCTCCGTACGGGAACCCGATCCCGGGCCTGGAGGAGCTGGGCGAGAAGGCGGAGACCGAGGCCTTCCTCGACGACTCGATGGTGTCGCTCGCCGACCTGGACGCGAGCGGCGGCAAGACGGTGATCGTGCGCCGGATCGGCGAGCCGATCCAGACGGACGCCCAGCTGATGTACACGCTGCGGAGGGCGGGCGTGCAGCCCGGCTCGGTGGTGTCGGTGTCGGAGTCGCCGGGCGGTGTCCTGGTGGGCAGCAGCGGCGAGGCCGCGGAGCTGGACGCGGAGATCGCGGCGCACGTGTTCGTGGCGAAGCGCTGACCTCTTCCCGTACGTGACGAGGGGCGCCCCGCCGACGGCTGAGAAGCCCGGCGGGGCGCCCCTCGTTCCGTGTCCGGTCGGCGCCGACCGGCGTCGGTCGTGTCGGCCGTACGGAACGGGGCCACGAACCCGTGTCGGTTCGGCCCCGGCGGACCGGCGAACCGTCGTGCGCCCCGTTTTACGCCGGAATCGCCACGCCCGCGCCCTTGCCGTGCCACGCTGGTGGGAGCCGGGCGTGGAGGGGGTGGGCCATGGGGGCTACGGACGACAGAAGGTCGCGGACCGCGGACGACAGAGGGCCCCGGCGCCTTCCGGCGCCGGGGCCTGTCCTCCCCTGTGCTGACCTGGAGCCCCGAGCTCTCAAGGTCATTCCCTTCGGACCGTTTTTCCCCGAGCGGTCCGCCTCCCGCTCAAGATCTCCCCTCGGCAGCGCGCGTCAATCCTTGAGCCCTGTCACTCGAACGAGGGGTGTTATGTGGCAGGAGCGCATTTTCGAATGCGAGTTCGATAGTCTGGCGAGGTTCGACGGAAAAGAGGGGGTGCCGGATCCATGGCGCGACGACTCGACGTCACCGGGGCCGATGGCGTCCGGCTGGCGGCCTGGGAGTACACGGCCGGGCCCGGAGGGCCCGGGATCATCCCGCAGCCCGGTCCGGACACCGCCGCGCACCACGGCGACCGGTCCGTCCCCCGCCCCGCACGGGCCCCACAGTCCCCACGACCCCCGG
The DNA window shown above is from Streptomyces vietnamensis and carries:
- a CDS encoding SIS domain-containing protein encodes the protein MGESKLAGQFFDAAIGLLKEVRDGDSAEIAAAGKAIAEAVANGNRLFAFGAGHSSLAAQDVVYRAGGLALMNLLAVPGVVGVDVMPATLGSALERVDGLAGAVLDSSPAKAGDVLIIISLSGRNALPVEMAMNARALGLTVIGVTSVAYATETKSRHVSGTYLKDHCDIVLDSKIAIGDAELTHEGIEAPFAPASTVVTSALMQATMAAAAEELVRLGIEPPLLRSGNVDGGHEWNGRVMTEYGDRIFFRH
- a CDS encoding metal-dependent transcriptional regulator, translated to MSGLIDTTEMYLRTILELEEEGVVPMRARIAERLDQSGPTVSQTVARMERDGLVAVASDRHLELTDEGRRLATRVMRKHRLAECLLVDVIGLEWEQVHAEACRWEHVMSEAVERRVLELLRHPTESPYGNPIPGLEELGEKAETEAFLDDSMVSLADLDASGGKTVIVRRIGEPIQTDAQLMYTLRRAGVQPGSVVSVSESPGGVLVGSSGEAAELDAEIAAHVFVAKR